A stretch of Spodoptera frugiperda isolate SF20-4 chromosome 6, AGI-APGP_CSIRO_Sfru_2.0, whole genome shotgun sequence DNA encodes these proteins:
- the LOC118267892 gene encoding probable 39S ribosomal protein L49, mitochondrial, with protein sequence MTAGVRHNVSFETNNIVLIALVAILYSLFKMATVWRSQCAFARLFAGKTGQILNNATDLGTKLGPGSQSVISRKYSTYGTSPYVHKIQEQYDYEIVKNPPEWAYVQRLLPFDTIPQVTPKESYPSGWIPPKEEAKNLPYFIARTKNHELPIYLNITYRGIRQITKIKRIEGDIWLLNDEIKQYLKEKNKRYVETRVHEVGRFIETKGDYVNDLVQWAHSKGF encoded by the exons ATGACTGCAGGCGTCCGCCATAATGTTTCCTTCGAAACGAATAATATAGTTCTTATTGCTCTTGTAGCAATTCTCTATTCGCTATTCAAAATGGCGACCGTGTGGCGATCACAGTGCGCGTTTGCGCGACTTTTTGCTGGAAAAACTGGACAAATCTTGAACAACGCAACTGATTTGGGTACAAAACTTGGTCCGGGATCACAATcg gtaATTTCAAGAAAATACTCTACTTATGGCACCTCACCTTACGTACATAAAATACAGGAGCAATATGACTATGAAATTGTAAAGAATCCACCGGAGTGGGCCTATGTACAGAGGTTGTTACCATTCGACACTATTCCTCAAGTAACACCAAAGGAGAGCTATCCGTCTGGTTGGATCCCACCAAAAGAAGAGGCTAAGAATCTTCCTTATTTCATTGCAAGAACAAAAAATCATGAACTGCCAATTTATTTGAACATTACGTACAGAGGTATTCggcaaataacaaaaataaaacgcatTGAAGGTGACATTTGGCTCTTAAACGATGAAATTAAACAATACTTAAAAGAAAAGAACAAGAGATACGTAGAAACTCGTGTTCACGAAGTAGGCAGATTTATAGAAACTAAAGGTGATTATGTTAATGATTTAGTTCAATGGGCTCATTCCAAAGGTTTTTAA